AGGCCGTGGTCGCCCGCCTCATGGCCGACGTCCCCGTCGGCGCCTTCCTCTCCGGGGGCCTCGACTCCAGCGCCATCTGCGCCCTGCTCCGCCAGCACGTCGACGACCTCCACACCTTCACCGTCGGCCTCGAGGGCAGCCCCGACCTGGTGGCGGCCCGGGTGGTGGCCGAGCACCTGGGCACGATCCACCACGAGCACGTGCTCACCGTCGACGAGGTCGCCGCCGCCGTGCCCGAGGTCGTGGTCGCGCTGGAGTCCTTCGACCAGGACCTGGTGCGCTCGGCCGTGCCGACCTGGTTCGTGTCCCGCCTGGCGGCCCAGCACGTGAAGGTCGTGCTCACCGGCGAGGGGGCCGACGAGCTCTTCGCCGGCTACGCCTACCACAAGGCCATCACCGACCCCGTCGCCCTCCAGGCCGAGGCCCGGCGCTCCATCGGCGAGCTGCACCACGTCAACCTCCAGCGGGTCGACCGCATGACGATGGCCCACTCGCTCGAGGCCCGGGTGCCGTTCCTCGACACCCGGATGATCGCCACCGCCCTGGCCCTGCCGGCCGAGATGCGCCTGCCCACCGTCGGGGGCATCGAGAAGACGCTGCTGCGGATGGCCGTCGACGACCTGCTGCCCCACGACATCGTGTGGCGGGACAAGGCCCAGTTCGACGAGGGGTCGGGCACGGCCGACCTGCTGCCCACCCTCGAGCACCTCTCCGACGGGATCGACCTCGACGCCTACCGGGCGGCCCAGCCCGGCACCGACCTCCGCTCGGTGGAGGAGTGCGGCTACCACCAGATGCTCGCCCGCGGCGTCGACCACCCCGAGGTGGTCCTGCCCACCGTGGCCCGCTGGGCCGACCGCCCGGCGGCCTGAGAGCGCGTCGCGGCCGCTCAGGCCGCGGCCCGGGCGGGCTCGGCGACGGCCGGCGCGTCGGTGCGGCTGTCCTCGCCCCCGGGGAGGGCGTAGCGCCAGATCTTGCGCATGGTGGTGCCGATCTGACGGCTGAAGCGGCCGGTGTTGTACGGCAGCCCGTAGCGCTCGCACAGGCCCCGCACCCGCACCGACACCTCGGCGTAGCGGTTCGAGGGCATGTCGGGGAACAGGTGGTGCTCGATCTGGAAGCTCAGGTTCCCCGACACGAGGTGGAACGGCCCGGAGCCCTCGATGTTGGCCGCCGCCAGCAGCTGGCGCAGGTACCACCCGGCGCGGGTCTCGTCCTCGACCACCTGGCAGTCGAACAGGTGGACCCCGTCGGGGAAGTGGCCGCAGAAGATGATGAGGTAGGCCCACACGTTGCGGAGGAGGTTGGCCGAGGCGTTGGCCACCGCCACGTCGGCGAACCGGGGCCCGGCCAGGGCCGGCCACAGCACGTAGTCCTTGGCCATCTGGCGGCCGGCCTTGCGGGCGAAGCCCCGGAGCAGCTCGACCTGGGTGGCCTTCTCCTCGGTGGTGCCCGAGAGCAGCTTCTCGGGGTCGAGCTCGTGGAGGCCCACGCCGTACTCGAACAGGAGCATGAGCAGGGTGTTGTAGGCGGGCTGGGCCAGGTACACGGGGTTCCACGGCTGCTCCGACGAGGTGCGGAGGATCTCGTAGCCGATGTCGCGGTCCTTGCCCATCACGTTGGTCCACGTGTGGTGGACGATGTTGTGGCCGTGCTTCCAGTGGTCCGAGGCGCAGGTGGTGTCCCACTCCCAGGTGGTGGAGCTGATCTCGGGGTCGTCCATCCAGTCCCACTGGCCGTGCATCACGTTGTGGCCGATCTCCATGTTCTCCAGGACCTTGGCCAGGCCGAGGCCGACCGCGCCCAGGCCGAGGAGGCCGAGCCCCACGCGCGCCCCGGGGCCCGAGCGGACGCCGCGCCCGCGGCGCGCCCGGAGCAGGGCGCCCGCCTCCATCACGACCCGGGAGCCGACGGCCAGGGTGCGCTGGGTGCGGATCAGGCGCTTGATGTAGCGCTCGTCGTCGGTGCCCAGGCTGGCGATGGTCTCGTCGTAGATCGCGTCGAGCTCCCGGCCGATGGCCTCCACCTCCTCGGCGTCGAGGTCGAGCGGGAGGGTGGTGTGGGGTGCGGTCACGATGTCTCCTGGAGGTCGATGGTGCAGTCGCCCGCAGCCGCCGCGGTGCAGATCTGCACCGCGCGCCCGGGCTCGTCGATGAGGTCGCCGGTCCGCAGGTCGCGGACCGAGCCGGTAGCGAGGGGGACGTCGCAGGTGTGGCAGATCCCCATGCGACACCCGTGGGCGGGGTTGAGGCCGGCGTCCTCGGCCACCCGCAGCAGGGGGGTGGTGGCATCGGCGTCGGCCTCCACCTCGGTCCCGCCGGACAGGAACGTGGCCGTGCCGCCCCGGGCGTCGGCGTCGATCTCGGCGAGGGACGCCCGGAAGCGCTCCACGTGGACCGGGCGGGCCCCGGGGGCGTCGCGGTGGTGGTCCTCCACCGCCTCGATGAGGCCCTGGGGCCCGCACACCCACACCTCCCGCTCCTGCCAGTCGGGGCACAGGGCGTCGAGCTGCTCCCGGCAGAAGTGGGACCCGCCGTCGCTGCGGGTGAGGACGGTGTGGAGGTCGTAGCGGCGGTGCTCGGCGGCCAGGCGCTCGAGCTCGGCCCCGAAGATCACGTCGTGGCGGGTGGGGGCGTAGTGCAGGTGGGCCACGTCGGGCATGTTCCCGACGAGCGCCCAGGTCCGCAGCATGCTCATCACCGGCGTGATGCCGGAGCCGGCGGTGACGAGGAGGGGGCGCACCGGGACGGCCTCGGGCACGAGGAAGTCGCCCTGGGGCAGCCCGATGGGCAGGTGCGTGCCGGGCCGGAGGTCGCGGACGAGGTGGCCGGACATGCGGCCGCCCTCGAGCACCTTCACGGTGATGGTGATGCACCCGTCCCGCCGCTCGGGCGAGGACGAGATGGAGTAGGTGCGGGTGAAGCGCCGACCGTCGATGGGCACCCCGACGCGGATGTGCTGGCCGGCCCGGTGGCGGCGCCACCCCCGGCCGGGGCGCAGGGTGAGGGTGCGGGCGTCCGGTGTCTCGTCCCACACGTCCTCGACCCGGGCCTGGAGCCGGTGGGAGCTCCACAGCGGGTTCACCAGCTCCACGTAGTGCGACGCGCGCAGGGGGGTGGCGAAGGCGTCGACCACCTCTCCCACCCGCTCCTTGATGCGCATGTCCCGGTCCTTCCCGTCGGTCCGAGACGTCCTACCCGGGGTGCTACCGACGGTAACATGTCAGGTGTCACCCCGTCGGCGGACGGGCCTCAGGGCACGGTCAGCACCACGTTGCCGAGGGCCCGGCGCTCGTCGAGGCGGGCCAGGGCGGCGCCCGCGTCGGCCAGCGGGTGGGTGGCGCCGACGGCGGGGCGCAGGGCGCCGGCCTCGAGGTGGGGGAGGAGCCGGGCCCACTGCTCCTGCAGCAGGCCCGGGGTGGCCATCACCAGCTCGCCCCAGGCCACGCCGACCACCGAGGTGTTGGCCAGCAGGAGCCGGTTGACCTTCACCGTCGGGATCTCGCCCCCGACGAAGCCGAGCACCAGCAGCCGCCCCTCCCGGGCCAGGCTGCGGAGCGAGTCGGTGAAGCGGTCGCCGCCGACGGGGTCGACCACCACGTCCACGCCCCGGCCGTCGGTGAGCTCGCGGGCCGCGTCCTTGAAGCCGTCGACGGGCAGGGTCTCGTCGGCGCCGAGCCGGCGGGCGAGGGCCGCCTTCTCCTCGGTGGAGGTCACGGCCAGCACCCGCGCCCCGAGCACCTTGGCGACCTGCACGGCCGCGGCACCCACGCCGCCCGCCGCGCCGTGGACGAGGACGGTCTCGCCGGCCTGCACCCGGCCCCGGCGGCCGAGGGCCAGCTCCGCGGTCAGGTGGTTCACCGGCAGCGCCGCACCCTCGGCGAAGGAGACGTCGTCGGGGAGCGGGAACACCGAGTCGGCCCCCGCCGCGGCCACCTCGGCGAAGCCGCCGATGCCGCAGAGGGCGGCCACCCGGTCGCCGGCGGCGAACCCGCTGCCCTCGGGGGCGGAGCGGACCGTGCCGGCGACCTCGGAGCCGGGCACGAAGGGCGGGGTCGGCTTCATCTGGTACTCGCCCCGGGTCAGCAGCACGTCGGGGTAGGTGACGCCGGCGGCGGCCACGTCGATGAGCACCCTGCCCCCGGCCTCGGGCGCGTCGACATCGGCCACCTCCACCGCGACGGGGCCGTCCAACCGGGTCACCAGGGCTGCCTGCACGTGTCCTCCTCGGGGTGGGGAGGGCGACGGTACCGCCCGGGGCCGGGGCGGTCCCGGGCAGGAACATTGACATCGCTACATAACGGTGCCAATGTCGATCCGTGGCCACCCAGGAGGAACGTCGGGCCCAGACCCGCGAGGCCCTGCTCGAGGCGGGGGCCACCCTCTTCGCCGAGCGGGGTGTGGCCGGGGCGTCGGTCGACGCCATCGCCGAGCGGGCCGGGCGCACCTCCGGTGCGCTCTACGACCACTTCGGCTCCAAGGAGGGCCTGCTGTTCGCCCTCCTGGCCGGGTGGGTCGACGACGCCACCGCGGTCATCGCGGCCGAGCAGGCCACTGCCGCCAGCCTCGACGAGTGGGTCGCGGCCATGTGGCGCGCCGTCTCGGACCCGCCGTCGGGCGACGCCCGCTGGATCGCCCTGGAGCACGAGCTGTGGAGCTGGGCGGCCCAGAGCGAGCGCGCCCGCCGCCACCTCGCCCGCCGCTACCAGGCCGCCTGGGACGGCATCGACGAGGTCGCCACCGCCTGGGCCGACCCCGTCCCCGGCGCCCGCGTCGGGCCCGCCGTCGTCGGCGTCCTCATGGGCCTGGAGATGATGCGCCGCATCGACCCCGACGCCGTCACCGACGCCACCGCGGTGGCCACCCTCCGCGCCGTGCTCACGGCCGCGCCCGACCGCAGCCCGACCCGGTGACGACCCCGCACGTCACGAGGTGCCTGGCACCTCGTGACGTCCCCTCGACCTGACCTCCCGGCACCCGCCGGACCGACCCCCACCAGGAGACCCCCATGCGCACGCCCATCTGCGACGACCTCGGCATCGAGTTCCCCATCTTCGCCTTCACCCACTGCCGCGACGTCGTGGCCGCGGTGTCCCGCGCCGGCGGCTTCGGCGTCCTCGGTGCGGTGGGGTTCACCCCCGAGCAGCTCGAGGTCGAGCTGGCGTGGATCGACGAGCACGTCGGCGACCACCCCTACGGCGTCGACATCGTCATCCCCGGCAAGTACGAGGGCATGGACGACATGGACCCCGAGCACCTGGCCCAGACCCTCCGTGACATGGTCCCTGAGGAGCACCTGGCCTTCGCCCGCAAGCTGCTCTCCGACCGGGGCGTGCCCGAGCTCCCCGAGGGCGAGAGCAACGAGCTCCAGCTGCTGGGCTGGACCGAGGCCACCGCCCTGCCCCAGGTGCAGACCGCCCTGGCCCACCCCAAGGTGGCGCTCATCGCCAACGCCCTCGGCACCCCGCCCGTCGACGTGATCGAGCTCATCCACGACGCGGGCCGGAAGGTGGCCGCCCTGTGCGGTTCCCCCCACCAGGCCCTGAAGCACAAGGAGGCCGGCGTCGACCTGGTCATCGCCCAGGGCGGCGAGGGCGGCGGCCACACCGGCGAGGTCGGCTCCATCGTCCTCTGGCCCCAGATCGCGGCAGCCATCGCCCCCACCCCGATGCTGGCAGCCGGCGGCGTCGGCTCCGGCCAGCAGATCGCGGCGGCCCTCGCCCTCGGCGCCCAGGGCGTGTGGGCCGGGTCGCTGTGGCTCACCGTCGAGGAGGCCGACCTCCCGCCGGCGCAGAAGAAGCAGCTCCTCGACGCCTCGTCGCGCGACACCGTGCGCAGCAAGTCCTTCACCGGCAAGCCCTGCCGCATGATCAAGACGGAGTGGACCGAGGCGTGGTCGGCGGCCGACGCCCCCGACCCGCTCCCCATGCCGCTGCAGTACATGGTCTCGGGCGACTGCGTGGCCCGCAGCCACCGCTACGCCGACAAGGCCCTCTCGGTCATGTTCAACCCGGTGGGCCAGGTGGTCGGCCAGCTCGACCACGTCGAGAAGACCTCCGCCGTCGTGCAGCGCCTGGTCGAGGAGTACCTGGAGGCCGTCGACCGCCTCGACACCCTCACCGCCGCGGCCGCCGGCGCCTGACGGGCCCGGCCGTGGCCTCGCCCTTCACCCCGTTCCGGCTGGGGCCGGTGGAGCTGCGGAACCGCATCGTCAAGGCCGCCACCTTCGAGGGGGTCATGCCCCGCGGCGCGGTGACCGACGAGCTGGTCGACTTCCACCGGCGGGTGGCCCGGGGCGGGGCCGCACTCACCACCGTCGCCTACTGCGCGGTCATGCCCGCGGGGCGGGTGCAGCGCCACACCCTGGTGATGGATGAGGCCACCGGCCGCGACCTCCGCCGCCTCACCGACGCGGTGCACGCCGAGGGCGCGGCGGCGGCCGCCCAGCTGGGCCACGCCGGCCTGGTGGCCGACACCCGGTCCAACCGCATGCCCACCCTGGCCCCCTCCACCCGGCCGTCGATGTCGGCCCAGGGCCTGGTGCGGCGGGCCACCGAGGCCCAGCTCGACGAGGTCGTGCTCGCCTTCCGCACCGCGGCCCGCCACGCGGTGGAGGCCGGCTTCGACGTGCTGGAGGTGCACCTGGGCCACGGCTACCTCCTCAGCTCCTTCCTCAGCCCGCAGCTCAACCGGCGCCGGGACCGGTGGGGCGGCGACCTGGAGGCCCGCAGCCGGTTCCCCCGGCGCGTGGTCGCCGCCGTCCGCGACGAGGTCGGGGGCGAGGTGGCCGTCACGGCCAAGGTGAACATGGTCGACGGCCCTCGCCGGGGGATGGGCATCGACGAGGGCGTGGAGGTGGTGCGGCTGCTCGAGGGCGACGGCGACCTCGACGCCGTCGAGCTCACCGCGGGCAGCTCCCTGCAGGACCCCATGTACCTCTTCCGGGGCGACGTCCCCCTGGAGCAGATGGTGGCCACCCAGCCGCGGGCCGCCGGCCTCGGCCTGCGCCTGGTGGGGCCCCGGCTGTTCCGCCGCTACCCGTTCGAGGAGGCGTTCCTCCGGCCCCTCGCCCGCCGGGTGCGCGCCGCGGTGGGGATGCCGCTGATCCTGCTCGGGGGGATCAACCGCCTCGACACCGTCGAGGACGCCCTCGACGAGGGCTTCGAGCTGGTGGCCATGGGCCGGGCCCTCCTGCGGGACCCGGACCTGGTGACCTCGTTCCGCGAGGGGACCCGCACCGAGTCGCGCTGCACGCACTGCAACGAGTGCATGCCGACGATCTACTCCGGCACGCACTGCGTGCTGGCCGAGCCCGGCCGCCCCGTCGCCCCCACCTGACCCGGCGGCCGTCGGGACGCCCCGACGCCCCGCGCCCGTCGCCCGTCCCCCCTCCCCCCCGAACCAGAGACCAGACGCGTCGTCCCCGCGACGCGTCTGGTCGCTGGTTCGCAGCGGGGACCGGCCGCGGCCGGGCCGGGTCCGGGGCGTCGGTGGGCCCGGGCCGCCGTAGCGTCACGGCGTGGAGTGGCGTGTCGTCCTGGCGGTGGTGAGCGGCGTCGGGCTGGTCGTGGGCACCGTGGCCTCCATCGCCCTCGTCCCGTGGATGCGGCTGTTCTTCGGCACGCTGGCGGTGGCCATGGCCGGCGTCGCGGGCGTGGGCGCCCTGGTGGTGTGGGAGCAGCCCGAGTCCTTCGCCTTCCTGGGCGCAGCCGTGGTCTTCGCCGTCTTGGGGACGGTGCTGCTGCGCTGGGGGCGGGCCACCGACCGGCGCCCGGGGCCCGAGCAGGCCTGACCCCGGGGCGACCGCCCGGGGCCGCCGTCAGGGCAGGTGGGACCGGAACAGGGACACGAGCCGGGCCAGGCCCTCGGCCGTGCCCTCCAGGTCGGGGGCCGCCCAGCGGACGTCGGCCCGGACCTCGGTGGCCCCCACCGCGAGCAGGGTCGGCACCGCGGCCATGGTGGCCTCCAGGTCGACGCTCCCGTCGTCGGCGCGCACCACCGGCAGGGGCACCCGCACCTGGAGGACGTCGGGGTCCCGGCCCGCGCCCTCCATGGCCGCCCGGAGCACGTCGACGCCGGTGCGGACGTCCTCGAGCGTGGCGCCCATGATCGGGATCCAGCCGTCGCCGAGCTCGACGATGCGGCGCACGTTGCGGCGGTGGAGCGTGCCCGAGAACAGGACCGGCAGCCGGTCCTGGGCCGGGGTGGGCGAGCAGGTCAGGTCCGGGAACGACACCGTCGGCAGGTCGACCGACGCGTGGGGGCCGGCCCACAGGGCCCGGCAGGCGGCGATGCCGTCGGTGAGCAGCTGGCCCCGGCGGTCGTGGTCGAGCCCGGCGCCCTCCAGCTCGTCGCGGAGCCAGCCCGTGCCCACCCCCAGGTCGACCCGGCCGCGGGAGAGGACGTCGAGGGTGGCCACGGTCTTGGCCAGCACGATGGCCGGGCGCAGGGGCACCACGAGGATGCCGGTGGAGAGCCGGACCCGCTCCGTCGCCCCGGCCAGGGCGGTGAGGACGGTGAGGGGCTCGAGCCACGGGGCGTCCAGCGGCCGGGGGAAGCGGCCCCAGGGGTAGTCGACGGCGCCGGGTCCGATGGCCACGTGGTCGGGGACCACGATCCGGTCGACGCCGGCCTCGTCGGCCTCGCGGCCCAGGGCGACGAGGCGGGACCAGTCGCCGTCGGCCCAGGTGCCGAAGGAGGGCAGCGAGACCGACAGGGTGGGGCGCACGGGGCGGAGCGTAGGGGCGGGGACGGACCCCGGTCCGGGACGGGGCCCCGGCTCAGTCGAAGCGGCCCCGGTACTCGGGGGAGGCGAAGAACATGGACACCAGGCGCTGGATGGACGTGCCCGCGTCGCCCTTGGCCACCCAGAAGGCGAACCCGCTCGGGTCCGGCGCCCGGCGCAGGAGCCCGGCGTAGGTCATGGTCACCTCGACCCGGACCCGCAGGTGGTCGACCGCGGCGGGCAGCGCGGTGATGGCCGCCATCACGTCGCCTCGGGTCGCGCTCCGGGCCGCGAGGCGCGCCGCCCAGTCCGAGGCCCACCCGGACGGTGCGGTGCGACCGGTGGCGTCGCGGTGGGCCCGGTCGACGAACGCCCGGTCACCGAGCCCGCCGTACCGGGCGGTGAAGGCGGGGCGCGAGGTGGCGATGGCGGCCACGGAGGCGAGGGTCTCCCGGGCCCGCAGGCGCGCCGCCCAGTCGGTGATGTCGGCGTAGGCGTAGGGGTCGCCGAAGCAGGCCAGGGCCAGCCGGGCGGCCGGGGCCACCACCGCCCCGAACTCCCCGGAGTTCAGGAAGGCGTTGACCACCCAGGGGATGGAGGCCCCGCCGGTGAGCCGGCCCACCCAGTAGGTGAGCCCGGCCTGGTCCGCGGTGCGGCCCAGGAAGTCGATGTACTGCTGGCGCACGAGGGTGGCCGGGTCCGGGAAGGGCCGCCAGGTCCCGTCGACGGGCGGGGGCGGCGTCGAGGGCCCGCCGGGCGACCGGCGGAAGAGGCCCAGGTCGGGGTAGGTGCCGCCGAGGACGGTGCTGCTGCCGCCGGCCAGCCAGCCGTCGACGACCGAGGCGTAGTACGAGCGGAGGTCGACCTGGACCTTGAGGTCGCCGCGCCCGTCGAGGTCGTCGAGGCGGGGCTGGGCCCCGTGCAGGCCGCCGGCCACGTTGCTCCCGATCACCAGCTGCGGGGCGGCGGTGCCGTGGTCGGTGCCGCCCGAGCCGTTGGCCCGGACGGTGCGCCCGAACTCCGAGAAGGTCATCAGCGCGACCCGGTCGCGGAAGGTGGGGGAGAGGGTGGTGAAGAATGCCTCGATGGCGGCGTCGAGCTCGTCCATGAGCACGCCGTAGCCGTAGCCCATGCCGTCGTGGAGGTCGTAGCTGCCGTGGCTGCAGGAGATCACCCGCACGCCGAGGTCGGCGTTGACGAGCCGGGCCGCCAGGGTGAGGTCCGGCACGAGGCGGCCGCCGGGCAGCGCCGGCTGGTACAGCGGCGCCAGGCGCTGGGCCAGGGCGACCGAGGAGGCCCCGGCGTCGGCCACCAGGTCCGAGAGCCGGCCCCGGCCCGTGGTGCCCGCGCCCATGGCCGTGACCCCGTCGTAGACGGGTGCCATCCACGGCTCGCTGCGGTCGGCCCCGAAGAGGTCGGCGCTCGGACCCATGGCCGTCACCTGGGAGCGCTGGCCCTTCAGGTGCAGCGGCACCGAGGAGCCCACCTGCACGGCCCGCAGCCCCTGCTCGGACTCGGGGACGCCGTCGAGCCACCGCCCCAGCCAGCCCGTGGTCCGGCTCGTCCCGGCCGTGCCCGCCATCCAGGTCGCGGTGGACGAGAAGTGGCTGAGGTCGCCCAGGGTCTGGCCCACGCCCTGCACCACCGCGACCTGCCCCGCGTCCCAGCGGGCCTTGAGGCGGGGGAGCCGGGGGTTGAGGCCCAGGCCGTCGGCGAGGGACAGGGCGCCGGTGACGGCCAGGTTCCCCCGGGCGGTGCGGTAGCGGCCGGAGTCGGGGTGCGCCGTGGTCGGGGCGACCATGCCGAGCCCGTCGTTGCCGCCCCCCAGCTGGAGGACGACCAGCACGCCGTCGGTTGCGCCGATCGGCGTGGCCGCGGCGGCCAGGTGGTCGGCCCACGACGGCACCAGGGCGGCACCGGCGCCGACCGCCAGGGCGCCCTTGAGGAAGGTGCGCCGGGCCACCTGGCCGGGCAGGGCGTCGGCCGGCGTGCTGAGGAGGGCCTGGATCTCTTCGTGCTCGAGGTCGTCCACGGTGCGCCTCACGCCATCTGGAAGTCGGGGGAGAGCATGGTGAGGGCCACCAGCCCGGGGGTGACGGCCCAGCGCCGGCGCGCCGTCTGCTCGCCGGCCACGAAGGCCTCGAGCGACGACCGGGTGACCGGCGAGGGGTCGTCGATGCCGAAGCGGTCGAGGGCGCGCTGCACGGCCACCGCCGGGGCCAGGTCGCCGTAGCCCGCGAAGACGCCGGCGTCGGAGGCCTTCCACCGGGTGTGGCTGGCGAACGCGGCCCGGCCCCACGCGGTGGAGGTGGAGATCCAGCCCTCGTTGCCGCGCCAGCCGCCCACGTTGGGCGGGGCGTAGAGGCGCTGGCCGCAGCGCTCGACCCACCACTCGGGGTGGAGCACGGCGGCGGGGAGCCCGAGGGCCCGCATGGTGGCCGCGACCCACTCCACCGGGCTGCGGACGAGGCCGGTGCGGGTGGCCGGGGCCCGGAAGTCGGGGTGGAGGAACAGGGCCCGCACCAGGGCCCGGACCTGCATGCCCGAGGCCACGAAGGCCCCGGCCAGGGCGTCGAGCGTGGCCGGGGCGATCGGGGGCCCGGCGAGGAAGGTCCACAGCTTGGTGGTGATGAACCGGGCGCAGGCGGCCTGCCGGGAGCCGCGCACCATCTCGGTGATGGTGTCGGGGCCGTCCCAGGCCCGGGTGATCCCGAAGATCGTCTTGGTCCCGGCGTCGTGGCGGGAGGGGCTGAAGGCGTAGCGCTCGGTGGTGCGATCGACGCCGTGGCCGGTCCAGGCCCGGGCCATGGCGGCCACGTCGGCCTCGCCGTAGTGGCCCTGGCCGAGGAGGAAGAGCTCCATCAGCTCCCGGGCGAAGTTCTCGTTGGGCTTGCCGGCCACGTTCGACTCGTTGTCGAGGTAGACGAGCATCGCCGGGTCCACGGCCATGGCCTGGGCCAGG
Above is a window of Iamia majanohamensis DNA encoding:
- a CDS encoding DUF1800 domain-containing protein → MSVPRADVAHLLRRAGFGGTVAEVDALAALPSWTAVVDRVLDTSAAPADSVPAAVEDREDQWYPPWVAAVHHWTDRMATSPTPIVEKMALFWHGLFTSSTDKVYPRLVFHQVATYRRLGLGDLHTLAQAMAVDPAMLVYLDNESNVAGKPNENFARELMELFLLGQGHYGEADVAAMARAWTGHGVDRTTERYAFSPSRHDAGTKTIFGITRAWDGPDTITEMVRGSRQAACARFITTKLWTFLAGPPIAPATLDALAGAFVASGMQVRALVRALFLHPDFRAPATRTGLVRSPVEWVAATMRALGLPAAVLHPEWWVERCGQRLYAPPNVGGWRGNEGWISTSTAWGRAAFASHTRWKASDAGVFAGYGDLAPAVAVQRALDRFGIDDPSPVTRSSLEAFVAGEQTARRRWAVTPGLVALTMLSPDFQMA